In Papaver somniferum cultivar HN1 unplaced genomic scaffold, ASM357369v1 unplaced-scaffold_114, whole genome shotgun sequence, a genomic segment contains:
- the LOC113328902 gene encoding uncharacterized protein LOC113328902 isoform X3: MYRSCNKEQPEVTSTTVDAGTNSEKSVAGQHRKASKRRQKKKKKSLESTMSTDHSQAHPEQQESTIIIKKTDQPKQEELTSTTVAGGTNSEQQQQQKPHNREELGNTYSEKVIRAETQRLLTEFEQLDLTSTTVDGETHSKEVSTVEPRKTREQREAIYKREFSQNCVKAARLSERGTVIYRYIPTRSFWMRMCREEWGVTLEETTTLIKDNRSHHFYIDICGSYMGYGVILRDSMKNPIVALSSILDHHISQFYSDLQGVSEGLKLAIKYNIRHFVMVCSSDYIPQYVMLSWAKKDECSCPARDDPDNPEKKKSYCVDCSRSLLHEIGEKGNAGKILPLIDEIFYDALEFKGFIYFNMHTDELSRLKAVCHLANSGMEQELRLPEIEEDEKLAEILYKDVYRHISEEEVVQYQQLMLQKH; the protein is encoded by the exons ATGTATCGATCATGTAATAAG GAACAACCAGAGGTTACCTCCACAACAGTCGATGCTGGAACAAATTCA GAAAAATCTGTCGCGGGACAGCATAGAAAGGCTAGT AAACGtagacagaagaagaagaagaagagtctgGAAAGTACCATGAGTACGGATCATTCCCAAGCTCATCCA GAACAACAAGAGTCTACAATAATAATTAAGAAAACAGATCAACCT AAACAAGAAGAGCTAACCTCAACAACAGTCGCTGGCGGAACTAATTCA gaacagcagcagcagcaaaagcctCAT AACCGTGAGGAGCTTGGGAATACTTATTCTGAGAAAGTGATTCGGGCAGAAACACAAAGGCTCTTAACTGAATTT GAACAACTAGATCTAACCTCAACAACAGTCGATGGAGAAACTCATTCC AAGGAAGTCTCAACTGTAGAACCAAGGAAAACAAGGGAGCAACGGGAGGCTATATACAAAAG gGAGTTTTCTCAAAATTGTGTCAAGGCTGCCAGATTGAG TGAACGTGGTACTGTAATCTACCGTTATATACCAACGCGGTCTTTTTGGATGAGAATGTGTCGTGAGGAATGGGGAGTAACACTTGAAGAAACTACAACTTTAATTAAAGATAATCGTTCTCATCATTTTTATATTGACATCTGCGGTTCATATATGGGATATGGGGTTATTCTACGTGATAGTATGAAGAACCCAATAGTTGCTCTTTCTAGCATTTTGGATCATCATATTTCACAGTTTTATTCTGATTTGCAAGGGGTATCCGAGGGTTTGAAACTTGCAATAAAGTATAACATTCGTCACTTTGTTATGGTTTGTAGTTCTGACTATATTCCTCAATATGTTATGCTAAGTTGGGCAAAAAAAGATGAATGTTCTTGTCCAGCAAGAGATGATCCTGACAATCccgaaaagaaaaaaagttattGCGTTGATTGTTCAAGGAGTTTGTTACATGAGATTGGTGAAAAGGGGAACGCAGGCAAAATATTACCACTCATTGATGAAATTTTTTACGATGCTTTGGAGTTTAAAGGCTTTATATATTTTAATATGCATACTGATGAATTGTCAAGACTTAAAGCTGTTTGTCATCTAGCAAATTCGGGAATGGAGCAGGAGCTGAGATTACCTGAAATTGAAGAGGATGAAAAACTAGCAGAGATTCTATATAAGGATGTTTACCGTCACATATCTGAGGAGGAGGTGGTGCAGTATCAACAGCTGATGTTGCAGAAACATTGA
- the LOC113328902 gene encoding uncharacterized protein LOC113328902 isoform X4, translated as MSSDHQFQLLFLILLPGFKLCQEQPEVTSTTVDAGTNSEKSVAGQHRKASKRRQKKKKKSLESTMSTDHSQAHPEQQQQQKPHNREELGNTYSEKVIRAETQRLLTEFEQLDLTSTTVDGETHSKEVSTVEPRKTREQREAIYKREFSQNCVKAARLSERGTVIYRYIPTRSFWMRMCREEWGVTLEETTTLIKDNRSHHFYIDICGSYMGYGVILRDSMKNPIVALSSILDHHISQFYSDLQGVSEGLKLAIKYNIRHFVMVCSSDYIPQYVMLSWAKKDECSCPARDDPDNPEKKKSYCVDCSRSLLHEIGEKGNAGKILPLIDEIFYDALEFKGFIYFNMHTDELSRLKAVCHLANSGMEQELRLPEIEEDEKLAEILYKDVYRHISEEEVVQYQQLMLQKH; from the exons ATGTCGAGTGATCATCAATTTCAGCTGCTATTTTTGATTCTTTTACCTGGCTTCAAACTTTGCCAGGAACAACCAGAGGTTACCTCCACAACAGTCGATGCTGGAACAAATTCA GAAAAATCTGTCGCGGGACAGCATAGAAAGGCTAGT AAACGtagacagaagaagaagaagaagagtctgGAAAGTACCATGAGTACGGATCATTCCCAAGCTCATCCA gaacagcagcagcagcaaaagcctCAT AACCGTGAGGAGCTTGGGAATACTTATTCTGAGAAAGTGATTCGGGCAGAAACACAAAGGCTCTTAACTGAATTT GAACAACTAGATCTAACCTCAACAACAGTCGATGGAGAAACTCATTCC AAGGAAGTCTCAACTGTAGAACCAAGGAAAACAAGGGAGCAACGGGAGGCTATATACAAAAG gGAGTTTTCTCAAAATTGTGTCAAGGCTGCCAGATTGAG TGAACGTGGTACTGTAATCTACCGTTATATACCAACGCGGTCTTTTTGGATGAGAATGTGTCGTGAGGAATGGGGAGTAACACTTGAAGAAACTACAACTTTAATTAAAGATAATCGTTCTCATCATTTTTATATTGACATCTGCGGTTCATATATGGGATATGGGGTTATTCTACGTGATAGTATGAAGAACCCAATAGTTGCTCTTTCTAGCATTTTGGATCATCATATTTCACAGTTTTATTCTGATTTGCAAGGGGTATCCGAGGGTTTGAAACTTGCAATAAAGTATAACATTCGTCACTTTGTTATGGTTTGTAGTTCTGACTATATTCCTCAATATGTTATGCTAAGTTGGGCAAAAAAAGATGAATGTTCTTGTCCAGCAAGAGATGATCCTGACAATCccgaaaagaaaaaaagttattGCGTTGATTGTTCAAGGAGTTTGTTACATGAGATTGGTGAAAAGGGGAACGCAGGCAAAATATTACCACTCATTGATGAAATTTTTTACGATGCTTTGGAGTTTAAAGGCTTTATATATTTTAATATGCATACTGATGAATTGTCAAGACTTAAAGCTGTTTGTCATCTAGCAAATTCGGGAATGGAGCAGGAGCTGAGATTACCTGAAATTGAAGAGGATGAAAAACTAGCAGAGATTCTATATAAGGATGTTTACCGTCACATATCTGAGGAGGAGGTGGTGCAGTATCAACAGCTGATGTTGCAGAAACATTGA
- the LOC113328902 gene encoding uncharacterized protein LOC113328902 isoform X1, with amino-acid sequence MSSDHQFQLLFLILLPGFKLCQEQPEVTSTTVDAGTNSEKSVAGQHRKASKRRQKKKKKSLESTMSTDHSQAHPEQQESTIIIKKTDQPKQEELTSTTVAGGTNSEQQQQQKPHNREELGNTYSEKVIRAETQRLLTEFEQLDLTSTTVDGETHSKEVSTVEPRKTREQREAIYKREFSQNCVKAARLSERGTVIYRYIPTRSFWMRMCREEWGVTLEETTTLIKDNRSHHFYIDICGSYMGYGVILRDSMKNPIVALSSILDHHISQFYSDLQGVSEGLKLAIKYNIRHFVMVCSSDYIPQYVMLSWAKKDECSCPARDDPDNPEKKKSYCVDCSRSLLHEIGEKGNAGKILPLIDEIFYDALEFKGFIYFNMHTDELSRLKAVCHLANSGMEQELRLPEIEEDEKLAEILYKDVYRHISEEEVVQYQQLMLQKH; translated from the exons ATGTCGAGTGATCATCAATTTCAGCTGCTATTTTTGATTCTTTTACCTGGCTTCAAACTTTGCCAGGAACAACCAGAGGTTACCTCCACAACAGTCGATGCTGGAACAAATTCA GAAAAATCTGTCGCGGGACAGCATAGAAAGGCTAGT AAACGtagacagaagaagaagaagaagagtctgGAAAGTACCATGAGTACGGATCATTCCCAAGCTCATCCA GAACAACAAGAGTCTACAATAATAATTAAGAAAACAGATCAACCT AAACAAGAAGAGCTAACCTCAACAACAGTCGCTGGCGGAACTAATTCA gaacagcagcagcagcaaaagcctCAT AACCGTGAGGAGCTTGGGAATACTTATTCTGAGAAAGTGATTCGGGCAGAAACACAAAGGCTCTTAACTGAATTT GAACAACTAGATCTAACCTCAACAACAGTCGATGGAGAAACTCATTCC AAGGAAGTCTCAACTGTAGAACCAAGGAAAACAAGGGAGCAACGGGAGGCTATATACAAAAG gGAGTTTTCTCAAAATTGTGTCAAGGCTGCCAGATTGAG TGAACGTGGTACTGTAATCTACCGTTATATACCAACGCGGTCTTTTTGGATGAGAATGTGTCGTGAGGAATGGGGAGTAACACTTGAAGAAACTACAACTTTAATTAAAGATAATCGTTCTCATCATTTTTATATTGACATCTGCGGTTCATATATGGGATATGGGGTTATTCTACGTGATAGTATGAAGAACCCAATAGTTGCTCTTTCTAGCATTTTGGATCATCATATTTCACAGTTTTATTCTGATTTGCAAGGGGTATCCGAGGGTTTGAAACTTGCAATAAAGTATAACATTCGTCACTTTGTTATGGTTTGTAGTTCTGACTATATTCCTCAATATGTTATGCTAAGTTGGGCAAAAAAAGATGAATGTTCTTGTCCAGCAAGAGATGATCCTGACAATCccgaaaagaaaaaaagttattGCGTTGATTGTTCAAGGAGTTTGTTACATGAGATTGGTGAAAAGGGGAACGCAGGCAAAATATTACCACTCATTGATGAAATTTTTTACGATGCTTTGGAGTTTAAAGGCTTTATATATTTTAATATGCATACTGATGAATTGTCAAGACTTAAAGCTGTTTGTCATCTAGCAAATTCGGGAATGGAGCAGGAGCTGAGATTACCTGAAATTGAAGAGGATGAAAAACTAGCAGAGATTCTATATAAGGATGTTTACCGTCACATATCTGAGGAGGAGGTGGTGCAGTATCAACAGCTGATGTTGCAGAAACATTGA
- the LOC113328902 gene encoding uncharacterized protein LOC113328902 isoform X2: MSSDHQFQLLFLILLPGFKLCQEQPEVTSTTVDAGTNSEKSVAGQHRKASKRRQKKKKKSLESTMSTDHSQAHPEQQESTIIIKKTDQPKQEELTSTTVAGGTNSNREELGNTYSEKVIRAETQRLLTEFEQLDLTSTTVDGETHSKEVSTVEPRKTREQREAIYKREFSQNCVKAARLSERGTVIYRYIPTRSFWMRMCREEWGVTLEETTTLIKDNRSHHFYIDICGSYMGYGVILRDSMKNPIVALSSILDHHISQFYSDLQGVSEGLKLAIKYNIRHFVMVCSSDYIPQYVMLSWAKKDECSCPARDDPDNPEKKKSYCVDCSRSLLHEIGEKGNAGKILPLIDEIFYDALEFKGFIYFNMHTDELSRLKAVCHLANSGMEQELRLPEIEEDEKLAEILYKDVYRHISEEEVVQYQQLMLQKH; this comes from the exons ATGTCGAGTGATCATCAATTTCAGCTGCTATTTTTGATTCTTTTACCTGGCTTCAAACTTTGCCAGGAACAACCAGAGGTTACCTCCACAACAGTCGATGCTGGAACAAATTCA GAAAAATCTGTCGCGGGACAGCATAGAAAGGCTAGT AAACGtagacagaagaagaagaagaagagtctgGAAAGTACCATGAGTACGGATCATTCCCAAGCTCATCCA GAACAACAAGAGTCTACAATAATAATTAAGAAAACAGATCAACCT AAACAAGAAGAGCTAACCTCAACAACAGTCGCTGGCGGAACTAATTCA AACCGTGAGGAGCTTGGGAATACTTATTCTGAGAAAGTGATTCGGGCAGAAACACAAAGGCTCTTAACTGAATTT GAACAACTAGATCTAACCTCAACAACAGTCGATGGAGAAACTCATTCC AAGGAAGTCTCAACTGTAGAACCAAGGAAAACAAGGGAGCAACGGGAGGCTATATACAAAAG gGAGTTTTCTCAAAATTGTGTCAAGGCTGCCAGATTGAG TGAACGTGGTACTGTAATCTACCGTTATATACCAACGCGGTCTTTTTGGATGAGAATGTGTCGTGAGGAATGGGGAGTAACACTTGAAGAAACTACAACTTTAATTAAAGATAATCGTTCTCATCATTTTTATATTGACATCTGCGGTTCATATATGGGATATGGGGTTATTCTACGTGATAGTATGAAGAACCCAATAGTTGCTCTTTCTAGCATTTTGGATCATCATATTTCACAGTTTTATTCTGATTTGCAAGGGGTATCCGAGGGTTTGAAACTTGCAATAAAGTATAACATTCGTCACTTTGTTATGGTTTGTAGTTCTGACTATATTCCTCAATATGTTATGCTAAGTTGGGCAAAAAAAGATGAATGTTCTTGTCCAGCAAGAGATGATCCTGACAATCccgaaaagaaaaaaagttattGCGTTGATTGTTCAAGGAGTTTGTTACATGAGATTGGTGAAAAGGGGAACGCAGGCAAAATATTACCACTCATTGATGAAATTTTTTACGATGCTTTGGAGTTTAAAGGCTTTATATATTTTAATATGCATACTGATGAATTGTCAAGACTTAAAGCTGTTTGTCATCTAGCAAATTCGGGAATGGAGCAGGAGCTGAGATTACCTGAAATTGAAGAGGATGAAAAACTAGCAGAGATTCTATATAAGGATGTTTACCGTCACATATCTGAGGAGGAGGTGGTGCAGTATCAACAGCTGATGTTGCAGAAACATTGA
- the LOC113328902 gene encoding uncharacterized protein LOC113328902 isoform X5 has protein sequence MSTDHSQAHPEQQESTIIIKKTDQPKQEELTSTTVAGGTNSEQQQQQKPHNREELGNTYSEKVIRAETQRLLTEFEQLDLTSTTVDGETHSKEVSTVEPRKTREQREAIYKREFSQNCVKAARLSERGTVIYRYIPTRSFWMRMCREEWGVTLEETTTLIKDNRSHHFYIDICGSYMGYGVILRDSMKNPIVALSSILDHHISQFYSDLQGVSEGLKLAIKYNIRHFVMVCSSDYIPQYVMLSWAKKDECSCPARDDPDNPEKKKSYCVDCSRSLLHEIGEKGNAGKILPLIDEIFYDALEFKGFIYFNMHTDELSRLKAVCHLANSGMEQELRLPEIEEDEKLAEILYKDVYRHISEEEVVQYQQLMLQKH, from the exons ATGAGTACGGATCATTCCCAAGCTCATCCA GAACAACAAGAGTCTACAATAATAATTAAGAAAACAGATCAACCT AAACAAGAAGAGCTAACCTCAACAACAGTCGCTGGCGGAACTAATTCA gaacagcagcagcagcaaaagcctCAT AACCGTGAGGAGCTTGGGAATACTTATTCTGAGAAAGTGATTCGGGCAGAAACACAAAGGCTCTTAACTGAATTT GAACAACTAGATCTAACCTCAACAACAGTCGATGGAGAAACTCATTCC AAGGAAGTCTCAACTGTAGAACCAAGGAAAACAAGGGAGCAACGGGAGGCTATATACAAAAG gGAGTTTTCTCAAAATTGTGTCAAGGCTGCCAGATTGAG TGAACGTGGTACTGTAATCTACCGTTATATACCAACGCGGTCTTTTTGGATGAGAATGTGTCGTGAGGAATGGGGAGTAACACTTGAAGAAACTACAACTTTAATTAAAGATAATCGTTCTCATCATTTTTATATTGACATCTGCGGTTCATATATGGGATATGGGGTTATTCTACGTGATAGTATGAAGAACCCAATAGTTGCTCTTTCTAGCATTTTGGATCATCATATTTCACAGTTTTATTCTGATTTGCAAGGGGTATCCGAGGGTTTGAAACTTGCAATAAAGTATAACATTCGTCACTTTGTTATGGTTTGTAGTTCTGACTATATTCCTCAATATGTTATGCTAAGTTGGGCAAAAAAAGATGAATGTTCTTGTCCAGCAAGAGATGATCCTGACAATCccgaaaagaaaaaaagttattGCGTTGATTGTTCAAGGAGTTTGTTACATGAGATTGGTGAAAAGGGGAACGCAGGCAAAATATTACCACTCATTGATGAAATTTTTTACGATGCTTTGGAGTTTAAAGGCTTTATATATTTTAATATGCATACTGATGAATTGTCAAGACTTAAAGCTGTTTGTCATCTAGCAAATTCGGGAATGGAGCAGGAGCTGAGATTACCTGAAATTGAAGAGGATGAAAAACTAGCAGAGATTCTATATAAGGATGTTTACCGTCACATATCTGAGGAGGAGGTGGTGCAGTATCAACAGCTGATGTTGCAGAAACATTGA